Proteins from a genomic interval of Osmia bicornis bicornis chromosome 13, iOsmBic2.1, whole genome shotgun sequence:
- the LOC114873567 gene encoding GTP-binding protein Rheb homolog isoform X2, with amino-acid sequence MPPKQRKIAIMGYRSVAFTKSTRVNSQDYEVKLVDTAGQDEYSIFPTQYSMDIHGYVLVYSITSAKSFEVVQIIYDKLLDITGKVHVPIVLVGNKTDLYVDRMITTEQGKRLADSWHAVFLETCAKKHESVADIFHTLLIEIEKADGNVQEKSNCIVS; translated from the exons ATGCCACCAAAGCAGAGGAAAATAGCTATTATGGGTTATAGATCCGtag CATTTACTAAAAGTACCAGAGTAAATAGTCAAGATTATGAAGTTAAATTGGTAGACACAGCAGGACAGGATGAATATAGTATATTTCCTACACAGTATTCTATGGACATCCATGGTTATGTCCTGGTATACAGCATAACCAGTGCAAAGAGTTTTGAAGTTgtacaaattatttatgacAAATTATTGGATATAACAGGAAAAGTCCA tgTTCCAATTGTATTAGTAGGAAATAAAACAGATTTGTACGTAGATCGAATGATAACAACAGAACAGGGCAAACGATTAGCAGACTCGTGGCATGCAGTTTTTTTAGAAACCTGTGCAAAAAAACACGAG TCTGTTGCGGatatttttcatacattattgattgaaattgaaaaagcaGATGGAAATGTacaagaaaaatcaaattgCATTGTTTCTTGA
- the LOC114873567 gene encoding GTP-binding protein Rheb homolog isoform X1, whose translation MPPKQRKIAIMGYRSVGKSSLSIQFVEGQFVDSYDPTIENTFTKSTRVNSQDYEVKLVDTAGQDEYSIFPTQYSMDIHGYVLVYSITSAKSFEVVQIIYDKLLDITGKVHVPIVLVGNKTDLYVDRMITTEQGKRLADSWHAVFLETCAKKHESVADIFHTLLIEIEKADGNVQEKSNCIVS comes from the exons ATGCCACCAAAGCAGAGGAAAATAGCTATTATGGGTTATAGATCCGtag GCAAGTCATCATTGAGCATACAGTTCGTCGAGGGACAGTTTGTGGATTCATATGACCCTACTATAGAAAATA CATTTACTAAAAGTACCAGAGTAAATAGTCAAGATTATGAAGTTAAATTGGTAGACACAGCAGGACAGGATGAATATAGTATATTTCCTACACAGTATTCTATGGACATCCATGGTTATGTCCTGGTATACAGCATAACCAGTGCAAAGAGTTTTGAAGTTgtacaaattatttatgacAAATTATTGGATATAACAGGAAAAGTCCA tgTTCCAATTGTATTAGTAGGAAATAAAACAGATTTGTACGTAGATCGAATGATAACAACAGAACAGGGCAAACGATTAGCAGACTCGTGGCATGCAGTTTTTTTAGAAACCTGTGCAAAAAAACACGAG TCTGTTGCGGatatttttcatacattattgattgaaattgaaaaagcaGATGGAAATGTacaagaaaaatcaaattgCATTGTTTCTTGA